In Gimesia sp., the following are encoded in one genomic region:
- a CDS encoding SDR family oxidoreductase, with the protein MSVSAFCDLTGKKAMVTGSSSGIGKAIALELAEAGADVLIHYRNSSQAAEAVVEEIRSRGRESEMLSLDLAHQEKYKDFINHAFQKWGTLDIWVNNAGVDLLTGDQAKLGYDAKLEKLFDIDVRGTVLLSREVGRRMSEQGCGCILNIGWDQSDRGMEGASGELFATSKNAIMGFSRSLAVSLAPKVRVNCIAPGWILTAWGESASEVWQERVKQETPLDCWGTPQDIANMARFLCSREAAYITGQVINVNGGAVR; encoded by the coding sequence GTGTCTGTCTCTGCGTTCTGCGATTTGACCGGTAAGAAAGCAATGGTGACCGGGTCCTCTTCCGGCATCGGAAAAGCGATTGCGCTGGAGCTGGCTGAGGCGGGGGCGGACGTGCTGATCCATTATCGGAATTCGTCCCAGGCAGCCGAGGCGGTGGTGGAAGAGATCCGGAGTCGCGGACGGGAGTCCGAGATGCTCTCCCTCGATCTGGCTCACCAGGAAAAGTATAAGGATTTTATTAATCATGCTTTTCAGAAATGGGGAACATTGGACATTTGGGTGAATAACGCGGGCGTCGATCTGCTGACGGGAGACCAGGCCAAACTGGGGTATGATGCGAAACTCGAAAAACTATTCGATATCGATGTGCGGGGAACCGTTCTGCTGTCGCGTGAAGTGGGACGTCGCATGAGCGAGCAGGGGTGTGGTTGTATACTGAATATCGGCTGGGATCAATCGGATCGGGGAATGGAAGGGGCCAGTGGTGAGCTGTTTGCGACCAGCAAGAATGCCATCATGGGTTTCAGTCGTTCGCTTGCGGTCTCGCTGGCACCGAAGGTTCGCGTGAACTGCATTGCCCCGGGTTGGATTCTGACGGCCTGGGGGGAATCGGCGAGTGAAGTCTGGCAGGAGCGGGTCAAACAGGAAACCCCGCTGGACTGCTGGGGAACTCCCCAGGACATCGCCAACATGGCGCGGTTTCTCTGCAGTCGGGAAGCGGCTTACATTACCGGTCAGGTCATCAATGTGAATGGGGGCGCCGTTCGCTGA
- a CDS encoding PVC-type heme-binding CxxCH protein, with translation MTGLSPARLLASVLSFSAVCCLSSLATAEIKPPRSLDPRIKIELFAAEPDIVTVTGLTVDQRGRVFVVESHTHFRPENYKGPKTDRIRLLEDTTGDGRADRIQTFYEGSTETMNVAAHPDGWIYVATRSSIFRLRDKDDDGTADLRQNLVQLETTATYPHNGFSGFAFDFFNNIYFGMGENEGADAELVGDFGNIYFTLGQNYGDDATLVGKGSIRIPALRGEGGVFRCRTDGSRLERIATGFWNPFHLCFDVYGRMFVGDNDPGNRPPCRLLTIVQGGDYGYRRRTLEPFIAVNAETPGTLPMTSSTGESPTGVISYESDQLPADYRGDLLVASWGEHRIDRYHLTPDGASFKTTTQPVIAGEEHFRPAGIAVGPDGSLYIGDWADRSYPLHGKGRVWKISAVKPELSPRDNQLTSPDWQQRQNAARNLLAQKKSGIEKLQPALGNSDPRVRAVALNALASVNKLTPAYIAGLLKDKEPGIREQAVTILPADQVDFAQVAREDQSLAVQAAALRRITDKQSLPLLCERLHNSAPFMQQAAREGLRQTLTNAELAELFSQNDDPAVRLAAIFLLKESNTSADESLLKQALKDKNPDVRFVAVEWIGRDQLKQFRETLVADLTSQATTPDLLKAYLASIAQLDGVMKDWTRGTTGDWWVTKSQAQQLAARLLDLPETSPEVLKQILLFLPANHPALSEAKLTTLAQSADAGVRTEAIRSLRELKTKTTRQQLLQLATNAKVDANLRAEAIIGLSATQPENVKPLLKLATDTNPTVANEALRTLRGASLNPSQQTALKQLATENNATNALVQRVLNQSPAETKPNRDELPAWMQTLAGPADPRAGQRLFFHPQGPGCFRCHQIDGRGQQVGPGLIRTNGRIALNRERLVEAIINPSKDIDPGFLPLTIVTIDGQSASGIYHKHNNKERSIYDSNGKIRSFKIDEIEEMVPSKTSIMPNGLVDQMTLQEFRDLLAYLLPESNSKPNSGSE, from the coding sequence ATGACCGGTCTTTCCCCAGCCCGACTGTTGGCTTCCGTTCTATCGTTCTCCGCTGTCTGCTGCCTCTCTTCCCTGGCAACAGCGGAGATCAAACCGCCCCGCTCGCTCGATCCGCGGATCAAGATCGAACTTTTTGCTGCCGAACCGGATATCGTCACTGTCACCGGCCTCACCGTTGACCAGCGGGGGCGCGTCTTTGTCGTCGAAAGTCACACTCACTTCCGACCCGAAAATTACAAGGGTCCCAAAACCGACCGTATTCGATTACTGGAGGACACCACGGGCGATGGTCGTGCCGACCGGATTCAGACGTTCTACGAAGGCTCGACCGAAACCATGAACGTCGCCGCTCATCCGGATGGCTGGATCTACGTTGCTACTCGCAGCTCCATTTTCCGACTGCGAGACAAAGACGACGACGGCACAGCGGACCTCCGCCAGAACCTGGTTCAACTGGAAACCACCGCCACCTATCCGCACAACGGCTTCTCAGGCTTTGCATTCGACTTCTTTAACAACATCTATTTCGGCATGGGAGAAAACGAAGGAGCCGACGCCGAACTCGTGGGCGACTTCGGCAATATCTATTTCACCCTCGGCCAGAATTACGGAGACGATGCAACGCTCGTCGGCAAAGGCAGCATCCGCATCCCCGCTCTGCGCGGTGAAGGAGGCGTCTTCCGCTGTCGCACTGATGGCAGCCGCCTCGAACGCATTGCCACCGGCTTCTGGAACCCCTTCCATCTCTGCTTCGATGTCTACGGCCGCATGTTTGTTGGCGATAATGATCCCGGTAATCGTCCCCCCTGTCGCCTGCTGACCATCGTTCAGGGGGGCGATTACGGCTACCGGCGTCGCACACTCGAACCCTTTATCGCAGTCAACGCCGAAACCCCGGGTACTCTGCCCATGACCTCTTCTACCGGCGAATCTCCTACGGGGGTCATCTCCTACGAATCCGACCAGCTCCCCGCCGATTATCGTGGTGATCTGCTCGTGGCCAGTTGGGGTGAACACCGCATCGACCGCTACCACCTCACACCCGACGGTGCTTCGTTCAAAACCACCACGCAACCGGTCATCGCCGGCGAAGAACACTTCCGTCCCGCGGGCATCGCCGTTGGCCCTGACGGCAGCTTGTATATCGGTGACTGGGCCGATCGTTCCTATCCGCTCCACGGCAAAGGACGCGTCTGGAAAATCAGTGCCGTGAAACCGGAACTCTCCCCCCGCGACAACCAACTGACTTCCCCCGACTGGCAGCAACGCCAGAACGCGGCGCGCAACTTACTCGCGCAGAAGAAGTCTGGTATCGAGAAACTCCAGCCTGCCCTCGGCAATTCAGATCCTCGCGTCCGGGCGGTCGCCTTGAATGCCCTGGCCAGCGTTAACAAACTAACGCCCGCTTACATCGCCGGCCTGCTCAAAGACAAAGAACCCGGCATCCGCGAACAGGCGGTTACGATTCTTCCCGCCGACCAGGTCGACTTCGCACAGGTCGCCCGGGAAGATCAGTCCCTCGCCGTCCAGGCTGCAGCCCTCAGACGCATCACAGACAAACAGAGCCTGCCCCTGCTCTGCGAGCGTCTTCACAATAGTGCCCCGTTCATGCAGCAGGCCGCCCGAGAAGGGCTCCGACAGACACTAACCAACGCAGAGCTCGCTGAGTTGTTCTCCCAGAACGACGATCCCGCCGTCCGCCTGGCAGCGATCTTCCTGCTCAAAGAGAGCAATACATCAGCCGATGAAAGCCTGCTCAAACAGGCCCTCAAAGATAAAAATCCTGATGTGCGTTTCGTCGCCGTCGAATGGATCGGCCGCGATCAGCTTAAACAGTTCCGCGAAACACTGGTCGCTGACCTCACCAGTCAGGCTACGACCCCCGATTTACTCAAAGCCTACCTGGCTTCCATCGCGCAGCTGGATGGCGTGATGAAAGACTGGACGCGGGGCACGACAGGCGACTGGTGGGTCACCAAATCCCAGGCACAGCAGTTGGCCGCCCGCCTGCTGGATCTTCCCGAAACGTCTCCCGAAGTGTTAAAACAGATTCTGCTCTTCCTACCCGCGAATCATCCCGCGTTAAGTGAAGCCAAACTGACCACTCTGGCACAATCCGCTGACGCGGGAGTCCGTACCGAAGCGATCCGCAGTCTTCGTGAACTCAAAACGAAAACGACCCGTCAGCAACTGCTGCAGCTCGCCACAAATGCAAAAGTCGACGCCAACCTCCGCGCGGAAGCCATCATCGGCCTCTCTGCCACTCAACCTGAGAATGTCAAACCTCTGCTCAAGCTGGCCACCGACACCAACCCTACCGTCGCCAACGAAGCCCTGCGAACCCTGAGAGGCGCTTCACTCAACCCATCACAACAGACAGCGCTGAAACAGCTGGCTACAGAGAACAACGCGACCAACGCTCTCGTTCAGCGGGTTCTGAATCAAAGTCCTGCAGAAACAAAACCAAACCGGGACGAACTACCTGCGTGGATGCAAACCCTCGCCGGTCCCGCAGACCCCCGCGCCGGTCAGCGTCTCTTCTTTCATCCCCAGGGCCCCGGTTGCTTCCGTTGCCATCAGATCGACGGTCGCGGACAACAGGTGGGCCCCGGCCTGATTCGCACCAACGGTCGTATCGCTTTGAACCGGGAACGCCTGGTCGAGGCGATCATCAATCCCAGTAAAGATATTGACCCGGGCTTTCTCCCGCTGACGATCGTCACCATCGATGGTCAGAGTGCCTCGGGCATTTATCATAAACACAACAACAAAGAACGTTCGATTTACGACTCCAACGGGAAAATCCGTTCGTTCAAAATCGACGAGATAGAAGAAATGGTCCCTTCCAAAACCTCGATCATGCCGAACGGCCTGGTGGACCAGATGACCCTCCAGGAATTTCGTGACCTGCTTGCCTACCTGCTGCCGGAATCGAATTCGAAGCCGAATTCCGGCTCCGAGTAA
- a CDS encoding alpha/beta hydrolase — MNFRFTIALIACTLAATTQFAGFESSSPLRAAEQKKKANSPKPGWKPLKDAEFKVYKKTDQGDLHLNIFKPADWKPSDSRPAAVFFFGGGWRNGNPSQFEPHCRYLASRGMVSCAAEYRIKSKHDTTPFECVADGKSAVRWIRKHAAELGIDPNRIVAGGGSAGGHVAACTGTVTGFNEPNENKKISSIPNAMALFNPVVDTTESGWKGGPKQLGERCKEISPIHFVRKGTPPTIIFHGTGDTTVLFENVERFTDQMKHKGNRCELIAYPDQPHGFFNLSRNKKNYEDTIVKLDAFLTSLGYLPPQK, encoded by the coding sequence ATGAATTTCCGTTTCACAATCGCGCTCATCGCTTGTACCCTCGCAGCCACAACTCAATTCGCCGGCTTCGAGTCCTCTTCCCCCCTCCGTGCGGCAGAACAGAAGAAGAAAGCCAACTCCCCCAAGCCCGGCTGGAAACCGCTCAAGGACGCGGAATTCAAAGTCTATAAAAAAACGGATCAAGGCGATCTGCACCTGAATATTTTCAAACCCGCAGACTGGAAACCGAGCGACTCCCGACCTGCAGCTGTTTTCTTCTTTGGAGGTGGCTGGCGGAATGGCAACCCCAGCCAGTTTGAACCTCACTGTCGTTACCTCGCCTCGCGTGGCATGGTCTCCTGCGCTGCCGAATACCGTATCAAATCCAAGCACGACACCACCCCCTTCGAATGCGTCGCCGATGGAAAATCAGCCGTCCGCTGGATTCGCAAACACGCTGCAGAACTGGGTATCGACCCCAATCGCATCGTTGCCGGAGGCGGTTCGGCCGGCGGTCATGTAGCGGCCTGCACGGGAACAGTGACCGGCTTCAATGAACCGAACGAAAATAAAAAGATTTCTTCCATCCCCAATGCGATGGCCCTGTTCAACCCGGTCGTTGACACCACCGAATCCGGCTGGAAAGGGGGACCGAAACAGCTGGGAGAACGTTGTAAGGAAATCTCTCCCATCCATTTCGTGCGGAAGGGAACTCCACCTACGATTATTTTCCACGGCACCGGCGACACAACAGTGCTTTTCGAAAACGTCGAACGCTTTACTGATCAGATGAAGCATAAGGGCAATCGCTGTGAGCTTATCGCTTATCCGGATCAACCGCACGGTTTCTTCAATCTGAGTCGTAACAAAAAGAACTACGAAGATACCATCGTAAAACTGGATGCGTTTCTGACCTCGCTGGGCTACCTGCCTCCTCAGAAATAA
- a CDS encoding sialate O-acetylesterase has translation MKIKLLLSVALFMGLFTVLSTTRAEENASQLPPKEKFEIYLLIGQSNMAGRGKVDPATNKAHPRVLKLDKQGKWVPATDPLHFDKPKIAGVGPGSGFGPVIAEAKPGVTIGLIPAAVGGTPLSRWVKGGDLYERAVKLAKENQKYGEIKGAIWHQGEGDSSNPKLYNSYQKRLSGMIADLRKDLNEPDMPFVMGELGEFFTRPGAETVNKSLHGIAETVPATAVASSKGLPAKSDQVHFNAEAEREFGKRYAAQMLKLQKQAAEK, from the coding sequence ATGAAAATTAAACTGCTATTGAGTGTGGCCCTGTTCATGGGGCTGTTTACGGTTCTGAGTACAACCCGGGCGGAAGAGAACGCGTCCCAGTTACCTCCCAAAGAGAAATTTGAAATCTATCTGCTGATCGGACAGTCAAATATGGCAGGTCGGGGGAAAGTCGATCCCGCGACTAACAAGGCGCATCCCCGGGTGTTGAAACTCGATAAGCAGGGAAAATGGGTGCCGGCCACCGATCCTTTGCACTTCGATAAACCCAAGATTGCCGGCGTGGGTCCCGGTTCCGGCTTTGGTCCCGTGATTGCGGAAGCAAAGCCGGGCGTGACGATTGGCCTGATTCCCGCAGCCGTGGGGGGAACGCCCCTCAGTCGCTGGGTCAAAGGGGGCGATCTGTATGAGCGTGCCGTCAAGCTGGCGAAGGAGAATCAGAAGTACGGCGAGATCAAAGGTGCGATCTGGCACCAGGGGGAAGGGGATTCTTCCAATCCCAAGCTGTATAACTCATACCAGAAGCGACTCTCGGGCATGATCGCGGATCTGCGCAAAGATCTGAACGAACCGGACATGCCGTTCGTCATGGGGGAACTGGGTGAGTTTTTCACACGCCCCGGTGCTGAGACCGTCAACAAGTCGCTACACGGAATTGCAGAGACGGTGCCTGCCACCGCGGTGGCCTCTTCAAAAGGTCTGCCTGCGAAAAGCGATCAGGTGCACTTCAATGCGGAAGCAGAGCGCGAGTTCGGCAAACGTTATGCGGCACAGATGCTGAAACTGCAGAAGCAGGCTGCTGAGAAGTAA
- a CDS encoding DUF1501 domain-containing protein, whose product MNPMQEHLSQITRRHFFKAGGLGLGTAALASLEANRQPLQAANPESQTIGGLPDIPHFAPKAKRAIYLFMAGSPSQIDTLDYKPELDKLFDKDLPESVRQGQRLTTMTSGQSRFPLAPSKFKFAKHDNGGDGAWVSELLPHTAGIVKDISIVRSLWTEAINHDPAITYICTGNQLPGRASLGSWLSYGLGSMNENLPAFVVLTSTWSGRQQAQALYNRLWGSGFLPSKYSGVSLRSKGDPVLFLSNPPGVSAKLRRRMLDTLSQVNQNEYESIGDPEIQTRISQYEMAFRMQTSVPELTDITKETKATLDMYGPEVHKPGTFAYHCLLARRMAERGVRFSQIFHRGWDQHANIAGDLPKQCKDIDQPAAALVKDLKQRGMLDDTLVIWGGEFGRTVYCQGKLSRENYGRDHHPRCFSVWMAGGGIKKGQVYGSTDDFSYNIVDKPVHIHDFNATILQCLGIDHRKLTYKFQGLDQRLTGVEEHHPVKDILA is encoded by the coding sequence ATGAATCCCATGCAGGAACATCTCTCACAGATCACGCGACGTCATTTTTTCAAAGCGGGTGGCCTCGGACTGGGAACCGCAGCATTGGCCTCTCTTGAAGCCAATCGTCAGCCCTTGCAGGCAGCGAATCCCGAATCACAGACAATCGGCGGACTCCCCGATATTCCTCACTTCGCTCCCAAAGCGAAGCGGGCCATCTATCTGTTCATGGCGGGTTCCCCTTCCCAGATCGACACGCTCGACTACAAACCGGAACTCGACAAACTTTTCGACAAAGACCTGCCTGAATCCGTCCGGCAGGGACAGCGACTGACAACGATGACCTCAGGCCAGTCCCGCTTTCCGCTGGCTCCGTCGAAATTCAAATTTGCGAAACACGACAACGGTGGCGATGGTGCCTGGGTCAGCGAACTGCTGCCTCACACCGCAGGCATCGTCAAAGATATTTCCATCGTCCGCTCCCTCTGGACGGAGGCCATCAATCACGACCCGGCAATCACCTATATCTGCACCGGTAACCAGTTGCCCGGTCGCGCCAGCCTCGGTTCCTGGCTGAGCTACGGGCTGGGTTCAATGAATGAAAACCTGCCCGCCTTCGTTGTGCTTACCTCCACTTGGTCAGGTCGGCAACAGGCTCAGGCGCTTTACAACCGTCTCTGGGGCAGCGGATTTCTGCCCAGTAAATACTCGGGCGTTTCACTGCGTTCCAAAGGCGATCCGGTGCTGTTCCTCTCCAACCCACCGGGCGTCTCGGCCAAACTGCGCCGCCGCATGCTGGACACACTCTCGCAGGTCAACCAGAACGAATACGAAAGTATCGGCGATCCGGAAATCCAGACCCGCATCTCACAATACGAGATGGCTTTCCGCATGCAGACTTCGGTTCCTGAACTGACCGACATCACCAAGGAAACCAAAGCCACACTCGACATGTATGGCCCCGAGGTACATAAGCCGGGCACATTCGCCTATCACTGTCTGCTCGCCCGTCGCATGGCTGAACGGGGAGTCCGCTTCTCGCAGATCTTCCACCGTGGCTGGGACCAGCACGCAAATATTGCAGGTGACCTGCCCAAACAATGTAAGGACATCGACCAGCCGGCAGCCGCGCTGGTCAAAGACCTCAAACAGCGTGGCATGCTCGATGACACCCTCGTCATCTGGGGCGGTGAATTCGGCCGTACGGTCTACTGCCAGGGGAAACTCAGCCGTGAGAACTATGGACGTGACCACCATCCCCGCTGCTTCTCCGTCTGGATGGCTGGCGGCGGGATTAAAAAAGGACAGGTCTACGGATCGACCGACGACTTCAGTTACAACATCGTTGACAAGCCAGTCCACATCCATGATTTCAACGCAACGATCCTGCAGTGTCTGGGCATCGATCATCGCAAACTGACCTACAAATTCCAGGGTCTCGATCAGCGGCTCACCGGCGTCGAAGAACACCACCCGGTCAAAGACATCCTCGCCTGA